In Planctomycetota bacterium, one genomic interval encodes:
- a CDS encoding response regulator: MSTFTPVNDPSQRELTILLVEDNYLVANMLNRMLDTLGCQVVGPAPSIDRAMDLARDHQLSGAILDINIIGGTSAPIAQFLKERDTPFVFITGYASPQGLPDDLAHIPKLTKPIDPNALEKVIRKQFGV, from the coding sequence ATGTCGACATTCACGCCAGTGAATGACCCGTCTCAGCGCGAATTGACGATCCTTCTCGTCGAGGACAATTACCTCGTCGCGAACATGCTCAATCGCATGCTCGACACACTCGGCTGCCAGGTCGTTGGCCCGGCGCCCTCCATCGACCGGGCCATGGACCTCGCCCGCGATCACCAACTCTCCGGCGCCATCCTCGACATCAACATCATCGGCGGCACCAGCGCTCCCATCGCACAGTTCCTCAAGGAACGCGACACCCCCTTCGTCTTCATTACCGGCTACGCCAGCCCGCAGGGCCTGCCCGACGACTTGGCACACATCCCCAAACTCACCAAGCCCATCGACCCCAACGCCCTCGAAAAAGTCATCCGCAAACAGTTCGGCGTGTAG
- a CDS encoding transporter substrate-binding domain-containing protein — MTTRRLCRMTARMMLCMVICAAATAYAQRTERDQSVFDRPLRVGISDDFPPFEYTDDDGEPAGYDVDMMRAAAKVVGLDLEFKAAQWSEVRGDLESGKLDALTGMLYSRERDRTADFCEPLMRVLYTSFVRKGSPPIHDESDLTNKTIIVESRSRMHDQLLKLNIAGHIIEATSEPEALRRLAAGEGDAALVPHLQGLLIARQYKLTNVQPVGPPIYSLDLCFAVGEGNRTLQSMLNTGLAVIRRTGEASKIYDQWFGGVAETTRRVEFGEVVRVLAWLVIPLAVVLLMVLAWSRSLRRTVAQRTAELRQELADRRRAEERYRTLVEIAPLAIEELDLAGRIISINPAGLSMLGAADPREVLGRTCSDLAMVADMQRLDELFRQSRDGQVCHFEFTLSDGRSLAASFVPIFDQEQAQVVRVMGLARDITERVRHEQRRRLLMSELDHRVKNNLHAVLALAAQTISSTKTLPEFEAAFIGRVRAMAQTHEALARSQWTGADLHMAVRNTLGAFLDTTPPRITFDGPPVTLPLRAAMPVCLALHELVTNATKYGALSNLEGHVTLTWSVTDQTVTLRWMETGGPRVGDTTRRGAGIRLIEGLIGYELQGNAEILFSPHGLVCILAFSIRESGVDRARSTEVS, encoded by the coding sequence ATGACGACTCGTCGCCTTTGTCGCATGACGGCGCGGATGATGCTCTGCATGGTCATCTGCGCGGCGGCGACGGCTTACGCACAGCGGACCGAACGCGATCAGTCCGTCTTCGACCGACCGCTCCGCGTGGGCATCAGCGACGACTTTCCCCCATTTGAGTACACGGACGACGACGGTGAGCCGGCCGGTTACGACGTGGACATGATGCGCGCGGCGGCGAAGGTCGTCGGGCTCGATCTCGAATTCAAGGCGGCGCAGTGGAGCGAAGTGCGCGGCGATCTGGAAAGCGGCAAGCTCGATGCGCTGACGGGGATGCTCTATTCGCGCGAGCGCGATCGCACGGCCGACTTCTGCGAGCCGCTCATGCGCGTGCTCTACACCAGTTTCGTCCGCAAGGGCTCCCCGCCGATCCATGACGAGTCGGACCTGACGAACAAGACGATCATCGTCGAATCGCGCAGCCGCATGCACGATCAATTGCTCAAGCTCAACATCGCCGGTCATATCATCGAAGCGACGTCGGAGCCGGAGGCATTAAGGCGGCTCGCCGCCGGCGAAGGCGACGCGGCGCTCGTGCCCCATCTTCAGGGCCTGCTCATCGCCCGGCAGTACAAGCTCACAAACGTCCAGCCGGTCGGTCCGCCGATCTACAGTCTCGATCTGTGTTTCGCGGTGGGCGAAGGCAATCGCACGCTGCAGTCGATGCTCAACACCGGCCTGGCCGTCATCCGCCGCACCGGCGAAGCGTCGAAGATTTACGATCAATGGTTCGGCGGGGTGGCGGAGACGACCCGGCGCGTCGAGTTCGGCGAAGTCGTGCGCGTGCTGGCGTGGCTGGTCATCCCGCTGGCGGTGGTGCTTTTGATGGTGCTGGCCTGGTCGCGCTCGCTGCGGCGCACGGTCGCCCAGCGCACGGCGGAGCTGCGGCAGGAGCTTGCCGACCGCCGGCGCGCCGAGGAGCGCTACCGCACGCTCGTGGAGATCGCCCCGCTGGCGATTGAGGAGCTGGATCTGGCCGGCCGCATCATCTCGATCAACCCCGCGGGGCTTTCGATGCTCGGCGCCGCCGATCCGCGCGAGGTGCTGGGCCGAACCTGCTCGGACCTGGCGATGGTGGCGGATATGCAGCGACTTGACGAGTTGTTTCGCCAGTCGCGCGATGGGCAGGTGTGTCACTTCGAGTTCACGCTCTCGGACGGCCGATCGCTGGCGGCGTCGTTCGTGCCGATCTTCGATCAGGAGCAGGCGCAGGTGGTGCGCGTCATGGGCCTGGCGCGCGACATCACCGAGCGCGTGCGTCACGAACAGCGCCGCCGCCTGCTTATGAGCGAACTGGACCACCGCGTCAAAAACAATCTGCACGCCGTGCTGGCGCTGGCGGCCCAGACGATCAGTTCGACCAAGACGCTGCCGGAGTTCGAGGCGGCGTTCATCGGTCGCGTCCGCGCCATGGCGCAGACACATGAAGCGTTGGCGCGAAGCCAGTGGACCGGGGCGGATCTGCACATGGCGGTCCGCAACACGCTCGGCGCCTTCCTCGACACCACCCCGCCGCGCATCACCTTCGACGGCCCGCCGGTGACGCTGCCGCTGCGGGCGGCGATGCCCGTGTGCCTGGCGCTGCACGAGCTGGTCACCAACGCCACCAAATATGGCGCCCTGTCAAATCTGGAGGGCCATGTCACGCTCACCTGGTCCGTCACCGATCAAACCGTCACGCTGCGATGGATGGAAACCGGCGGACCCCGCGTCGGCGACACCACCCGCCGCGGAGCCGGCATCCGTCTCATCGAAGGACTCATCGGCTACGAACTTCAGGGAAATGCCGAAATTCTGTTTTCACCGCATGGACTCGTCTGTATACTGGCCTTCAGCATTCGTGAGTCGGGCGTGGATCGTGCCCGGTCGACTGAGGTGTCGTGA
- the fabF gene encoding beta-ketoacyl-ACP synthase II: MDKRRVVITGLGWATSLGLEVEKVWGDLLKGTSGIHAITRFNTDEYSVKFGGELSFWDGSPHLDSRDCKRMDRFAQFALGSSIDAVKDAGIDFDKEDRDRCGVIIGSGIGGIEEFEEGHAKMIEKGPRRVSPFMIPKLMINAASANVSMQLGLRGVNTAAVTACASAGHAITDAVKAIVQDEADVIITGGSEAALTKLGLACFMTMRALSTRNDDPTKASRPWDKDRDGFVLSEGAGCMVVEELEHARKRGARIYAELIGYGMSADAGHITQPDEQGSGAQMAMRRAIKMAGIGLEDIGYINAHGTSTPLGDKAENNAIKNLFGPAAYKLAVSSTKSMTGHLLGASGGIETIIAAKALSTGDIPPTINLENPDEGCDLDYVANEAQHRDLKYVMTNSFGFGGHNSSLVLGKI; this comes from the coding sequence ATGGATAAAAGACGCGTTGTCATCACCGGTTTGGGCTGGGCCACCAGTCTCGGGCTTGAAGTCGAAAAGGTCTGGGGCGATCTGCTCAAAGGCACCAGCGGCATTCACGCCATCACCCGCTTCAACACCGACGAATACTCGGTGAAGTTCGGCGGCGAGCTGTCGTTCTGGGACGGCTCGCCGCACCTGGACAGCCGCGACTGCAAGCGGATGGACCGCTTCGCGCAGTTCGCCCTCGGCTCGAGCATTGACGCCGTCAAGGATGCGGGCATCGACTTTGACAAGGAAGACCGCGACCGCTGCGGCGTGATCATCGGGTCGGGCATCGGCGGCATCGAAGAGTTCGAAGAGGGCCATGCCAAGATGATCGAAAAGGGCCCCCGCCGAGTCAGCCCTTTCATGATCCCCAAGCTCATGATCAACGCCGCGTCGGCGAACGTGTCGATGCAGTTGGGCCTGCGCGGCGTCAACACCGCCGCCGTCACCGCCTGCGCCTCCGCCGGGCACGCCATCACCGACGCCGTCAAAGCCATCGTGCAGGACGAAGCGGACGTGATCATCACCGGCGGGTCCGAAGCGGCGCTGACGAAACTCGGACTCGCGTGCTTCATGACGATGCGCGCCCTGTCGACGCGCAACGACGATCCGACGAAGGCCTCGCGCCCGTGGGACAAGGATCGCGACGGATTCGTGCTTTCCGAAGGCGCCGGATGCATGGTCGTCGAGGAACTCGAACACGCCCGCAAGCGCGGCGCCCGGATCTACGCCGAGTTGATCGGATACGGCATGAGCGCCGACGCCGGGCACATCACCCAGCCCGACGAACAGGGCTCGGGGGCGCAGATGGCCATGCGCCGCGCGATCAAGATGGCGGGCATCGGACTCGAAGACATCGGCTACATCAACGCGCACGGCACTTCGACGCCGCTGGGCGACAAGGCCGAGAACAACGCCATCAAGAACCTCTTCGGCCCCGCCGCCTACAAACTCGCCGTCAGCTCCACCAAGAGCATGACCGGTCACTTGCTCGGCGCCTCCGGCGGCATCGAGACGATCATCGCGGCCAAGGCCCTCTCGACCGGCGACATCCCGCCGACGATCAATCTCGAAAACCCCGATGAGGGCTGCGATCTGGACTATGTCGCCAACGAAGCGCAGCATCGCGACCTTAAGTACGTGATGACCAACAGCTTCGGCTTCGGCGGGCACAACTCCTCGCTCGTGCTCGGCAAAATCTGA
- the acpP gene encoding acyl carrier protein: MGEAEIESKVIDIVAEQMGVDKGEINRDTHFINDLNADSLDTVELVMEFEDEFETSIPDEEAEKIQTVGQAIEYIKSHMDKAAG, from the coding sequence ATGGGCGAAGCCGAAATCGAATCCAAAGTCATTGACATCGTCGCCGAGCAGATGGGTGTCGACAAGGGTGAAATCAACCGTGACACCCACTTCATCAACGACCTGAACGCCGACAGTCTCGACACCGTGGAGCTGGTCATGGAATTCGAAGACGAATTCGAGACCTCGATCCCGGACGAGGAAGCCGAGAAGATTCAAACGGTCGGCCAGGCGATCGAGTACATCAAGAGCCACATGGACAAGGCCGCCGGCTGA
- the fabG gene encoding 3-oxoacyl-[acyl-carrier-protein] reductase, producing the protein MIETTQKRIAVVTGASRGIGEAIALALAKQGRHVVLVARDASKLEAVKSAIEAAGGTASVKPCDFSDGAAVGKLIEEVADEFGRLDILVNNAGITRDNLILRMSEEEFDAVMTVNLRSVFIACKTALRPMMRGKWGRIINISSVAGLVGNAGQANYAATKAGVIGLTKSIGKELAAKNITANIVAPGFIETDMTGGLPDAVKEGAKGVTPLKRFGKAEEIAAAVAYFASEEASYTTGQVLAVDGGMTMC; encoded by the coding sequence ATGATCGAGACAACACAGAAGCGCATCGCGGTCGTCACGGGGGCGAGCCGCGGCATCGGCGAAGCGATCGCCCTGGCGCTGGCCAAGCAGGGTCGGCACGTGGTGCTGGTGGCGCGCGATGCATCGAAACTCGAAGCGGTCAAGTCGGCGATCGAAGCGGCGGGCGGCACGGCGAGCGTCAAGCCCTGCGACTTTTCCGACGGGGCGGCGGTGGGGAAGCTCATCGAAGAAGTCGCCGACGAATTCGGCCGGCTCGACATCCTCGTCAACAACGCCGGGATCACCCGCGACAACCTCATCCTCCGCATGAGCGAGGAGGAGTTCGACGCGGTGATGACGGTGAACCTGCGAAGCGTGTTCATCGCATGCAAGACGGCACTGCGGCCGATGATGCGGGGCAAATGGGGCCGCATCATCAATATCAGCTCCGTCGCCGGGCTCGTCGGCAACGCCGGTCAGGCCAACTATGCGGCGACGAAGGCGGGTGTGATCGGGCTGACCAAGTCGATCGGCAAGGAACTTGCGGCCAAGAACATCACGGCGAATATCGTCGCCCCGGGTTTCATCGAGACGGATATGACCGGCGGCTTGCCGGACGCGGTGAAGGAAGGGGCGAAGGGAGTGACCCCGCTGAAGCGCTTCGGCAAGGCCGAGGAAATCGCGGCGGCGGTGGCGTACTTCGCATCGGAAGAGGCCTCGTACACGACGGGCCAGGTATTGGCGGTGGACGGGGGCATGACGATGTGCTGA
- the fabD gene encoding ACP S-malonyltransferase, translating into MNQESNIILCPGQGAQHTGMGKAWADASQAAAATFAQADKELGEALSKVCFDGPDEKVNRTDVAQPAIYVTSIACLRGLEERGVIDLSSPAAVAGLSLGEYTALHLAGVFSFEDGLKLVQQRGRFMQEAAEASDSSMVALIGVDETQATELCKAASGGDVLVPANFNCPGQIVISGTKAACARALTEAEMMGVRATALTVAGAFHSPLMRPAAERMAKALDEVTFNPPRVPVLSNVTGAVHGSDTATIKRLLVEQITGAVRWEQNVRWLIGHVQGRYIEPAPGKVLSGLMRRIDRAIKVENFAEPQ; encoded by the coding sequence ATGAATCAGGAAAGCAACATCATTCTTTGCCCCGGCCAGGGGGCGCAGCACACCGGAATGGGCAAGGCGTGGGCGGACGCTTCGCAGGCGGCGGCGGCGACGTTCGCGCAGGCGGACAAGGAACTGGGCGAAGCGCTTTCGAAAGTTTGCTTTGACGGGCCGGATGAGAAGGTCAATCGGACGGATGTCGCCCAGCCGGCGATTTATGTGACGAGCATCGCTTGTCTGCGCGGGCTGGAGGAACGCGGGGTCATCGATCTGTCGAGCCCGGCGGCGGTGGCGGGGCTCAGTCTCGGCGAGTACACCGCCCTGCACCTTGCGGGCGTGTTCAGCTTCGAAGACGGGCTCAAGCTCGTGCAGCAGCGCGGCCGGTTCATGCAGGAGGCGGCCGAGGCGAGCGATTCGTCGATGGTCGCGCTGATCGGAGTGGACGAAACGCAGGCGACGGAACTTTGCAAAGCCGCAAGCGGCGGCGATGTTCTGGTGCCGGCGAACTTCAACTGCCCCGGGCAGATCGTCATCAGCGGGACGAAAGCGGCGTGTGCGCGGGCGCTGACGGAAGCGGAAATGATGGGCGTGCGTGCGACGGCGTTGACCGTGGCGGGCGCGTTTCATTCGCCCCTGATGCGGCCGGCTGCGGAGCGCATGGCCAAAGCACTCGACGAAGTGACGTTCAATCCGCCGCGCGTGCCGGTGCTTTCGAATGTCACGGGCGCGGTCCACGGGTCGGACACGGCGACGATCAAGCGGCTGCTCGTGGAGCAGATCACCGGCGCGGTGCGGTGGGAGCAGAACGTGCGCTGGTTGATCGGACATGTGCAGGGCCGGTACATTGAGCCGGCCCCCGGAAAAGTGCTGTCAGGTTTGATGCGGCGCATCGACCGGGCGATCAAAGTCGAAAACTTCGCGGAACCGCAGTAA
- a CDS encoding four helix bundle protein — MTPSDLSERLLDFAARAGRVTDALPETRLGRHIANQLVRSGTSPAPNYEEACAAESRADFVHKLSISLKELRESRSWLRLIIRSQLLPNEKLADLLDECEQLCNILGQSIITAKTNQGP; from the coding sequence ATGACACCTTCCGACCTCTCCGAACGCCTGCTGGACTTTGCGGCACGCGCCGGGCGCGTGACCGATGCGCTGCCGGAGACACGGCTGGGGCGGCATATCGCCAATCAACTGGTGCGATCCGGCACTTCGCCGGCTCCGAATTATGAGGAAGCATGCGCTGCGGAAAGTCGCGCCGATTTCGTTCACAAACTGAGCATCAGTCTCAAGGAACTACGCGAGTCGCGCTCGTGGCTGAGACTCATCATCCGATCGCAACTTCTGCCCAACGAAAAGCTGGCGGACCTGCTCGATGAATGCGAGCAACTGTGCAACATCCTCGGGCAATCGATCATCACCGCCAAGACGAATCAGGGACCATGA
- the fabH gene encoding beta-ketoacyl-ACP synthase III has product MSPGRRRPTARGATISGTGMAVPPRIMTNADIEKLVETSDDWITQRTGIKQRYVSDPDIMTSDLAATAVREALQMAKVAPHELDLLICATMTPDMICPASAAQVVSKVGATPCGAMDINLACTGFVAALNLAANCIGSGFYKHVAIVGAEQLSRVVNWEDRNTCVLFGDGAGAAIVSAVDDETRGCMHQSMNSDGGKWVELYCPRGEAGVPDGATFNGKCNTLQMNGREVYKFAVTTLMQSIEDALKASELDIKDVKVIIPHQSNVRILESAREKLGLDEDKLYINLPRYGNTSAASVGICLHELMKAGKVGPGDIALFVALGGGLTWATSVWKL; this is encoded by the coding sequence ATGAGCCCCGGTCGACGGCGACCGACGGCTCGTGGCGCGACCATCTCCGGCACCGGGATGGCGGTTCCTCCGCGCATCATGACCAATGCCGACATCGAAAAGCTCGTCGAAACCTCCGACGACTGGATCACGCAGCGCACCGGCATCAAGCAGCGCTACGTCAGCGACCCGGACATCATGACCAGCGATCTGGCGGCGACGGCCGTGCGCGAGGCGCTTCAGATGGCCAAAGTCGCGCCGCATGAGTTGGACCTTCTGATCTGCGCGACGATGACGCCGGACATGATCTGCCCGGCCAGCGCCGCTCAGGTCGTGTCAAAAGTCGGCGCGACGCCCTGCGGCGCGATGGACATCAACCTCGCCTGCACGGGTTTTGTCGCCGCGCTGAATCTCGCCGCCAACTGCATCGGCAGCGGGTTTTATAAGCATGTCGCAATCGTCGGGGCGGAGCAGCTCAGCCGGGTCGTCAACTGGGAGGACCGCAATACGTGCGTGCTGTTCGGCGACGGAGCGGGCGCGGCGATCGTCAGCGCGGTCGATGACGAAACGCGCGGGTGCATGCACCAGAGCATGAACAGCGACGGAGGCAAATGGGTCGAGCTTTATTGCCCGCGCGGCGAAGCGGGTGTGCCCGACGGCGCGACGTTCAATGGCAAGTGCAACACGCTTCAGATGAACGGGCGCGAGGTCTACAAGTTCGCCGTCACGACCCTGATGCAGTCCATCGAAGACGCCCTCAAAGCCAGCGAACTGGACATCAAGGACGTCAAGGTCATCATCCCGCACCAGTCGAATGTGCGCATCCTCGAAAGCGCCCGCGAGAAACTGGGGCTTGACGAGGACAAGCTGTACATCAATCTGCCGCGCTACGGGAACACGTCGGCCGCAAGCGTGGGCATCTGCCTGCACGAATTGATGAAAGCGGGCAAGGTCGGACCGGGCGACATCGCGTTGTTCGTCGCGCTGGGCGGCGGGCTGACATGGGCGACAAGTGTCTGGAAGCTGTAG
- the plsX gene encoding phosphate acyltransferase PlsX yields the protein MRIAIDVMGGDHAPDAILDGALAALELLAPDDQIVLVGDGAIIRDMVREQGLASDPRLVIEPTTQVIGMAEPPTSALRNKPDSSIAKWAWLGSPKAEADRCEVIISAGNTGACVAAAQMRMRRLPGVHRPGIAVTIPTFYGPLVLCDVGANIVPKPMHLYQYGHMAAIYARKVHGIENPRVAVLSVGGEEGKGTDLTKNTHKLMRADPSLNYIGYVEGRELFDGKCDVIVTEGFTGNVVLKLAEGLAAGLFKTIAHEIFEHDPDLAMRFEPVVKSIYKKHDYHEYGGAPLLGANGTCIISHGSSEARTIKAAVAASIKFVNLGVNDAIVEVLGKHAGSDEEAA from the coding sequence ATGCGCATCGCCATCGACGTGATGGGCGGCGATCATGCGCCGGACGCGATCCTCGATGGCGCACTGGCGGCTCTGGAGCTGCTTGCGCCGGACGATCAGATTGTCCTCGTCGGCGACGGGGCGATCATTCGTGACATGGTGCGCGAGCAAGGTCTGGCGAGCGACCCCCGACTCGTCATCGAGCCGACGACGCAGGTCATCGGCATGGCCGAGCCCCCCACTTCCGCCCTTCGCAACAAACCCGACAGCTCGATCGCCAAATGGGCATGGCTCGGCTCGCCCAAGGCGGAAGCGGATCGCTGCGAGGTGATCATCTCGGCAGGGAACACGGGCGCGTGCGTCGCCGCGGCGCAGATGCGCATGCGGCGGCTGCCGGGCGTGCATCGACCGGGCATCGCAGTGACGATTCCGACGTTCTATGGTCCGCTCGTCCTCTGCGACGTCGGGGCGAACATCGTGCCCAAGCCGATGCATCTGTATCAGTATGGTCACATGGCGGCGATCTACGCCCGCAAGGTGCACGGCATCGAGAACCCGCGCGTCGCCGTGCTCTCCGTCGGCGGAGAAGAGGGCAAAGGCACGGACCTGACCAAAAACACGCACAAGCTCATGCGGGCCGACCCCTCGCTCAACTACATCGGTTACGTCGAGGGCCGCGAACTTTTCGACGGCAAGTGCGACGTGATCGTCACCGAGGGCTTCACCGGCAACGTCGTGCTCAAGCTCGCCGAGGGCTTGGCCGCGGGTCTTTTCAAGACGATCGCACACGAAATTTTCGAGCACGACCCGGACCTGGCGATGCGCTTCGAGCCGGTCGTCAAGAGCATCTACAAGAAGCACGACTATCACGAATACGGCGGCGCCCCCCTGCTTGGAGCCAACGGCACGTGCATCATCTCGCACGGGTCGTCCGAAGCGCGGACCATCAAGGCGGCCGTCGCCGCCTCCATCAAATTCGTCAATCTCGGCGTCAACGACGCCATCGTCGAAGTGCTCGGCAAGCACGCCGGCTCCGATGAGGAGGCGGCATGA
- a CDS encoding 50S ribosomal protein L32 gives MLPVTRTPKGRKLRRRSHHALKPVQTVVCPHCGSPRMPHAACNNCGYVRPGLSLKSNSED, from the coding sequence ATGCTTCCAGTCACACGTACACCCAAAGGGCGCAAGCTGCGGCGTCGTTCGCATCACGCTCTTAAGCCCGTCCAGACCGTGGTTTGCCCGCACTGCGGGTCGCCGCGCATGCCTCACGCCGCCTGCAATAATTGCGGCTACGTTCGTCCGGGCCTGTCGCTCAAGTCCAACTCGGAAGACTAA
- a CDS encoding helix-turn-helix domain-containing protein encodes MFTSGCYHHRMGTKSPPPRPKKSDRQLERILKGCANHRRISIMLLLEAEPELSLLEVSQQLRIDIKTASEHMRRLAIAGLVLKRNEGRWVRHKLTERGAHILTFLRMLE; translated from the coding sequence ATGTTTACAAGCGGCTGTTATCATCATCGCATGGGCACAAAGTCACCCCCTCCGCGTCCCAAAAAATCGGATCGGCAACTTGAGCGCATCCTCAAGGGTTGCGCCAATCACCGGCGAATTTCGATCATGCTTCTGCTGGAGGCGGAACCGGAGTTGTCGCTGCTGGAGGTTTCTCAGCAGCTTCGCATCGACATCAAGACCGCGAGCGAGCACATGCGTCGTCTTGCGATCGCTGGTCTGGTTCTCAAACGAAACGAAGGCCGCTGGGTGCGACATAAACTGACCGAGCGCGGAGCACACATTCTCACATTCTTGAGAATGTTGGAATGA